One window of the Anolis sagrei isolate rAnoSag1 chromosome 5, rAnoSag1.mat, whole genome shotgun sequence genome contains the following:
- the SGSM3 gene encoding small G protein signaling modulator 3: MSGNYTPTAGGPFSALTPSIWPQEILAKYTQKEESVEQPEFRYDEFGFRVDKEDGAEPNSSKLLGIPLTEEPQHRLKWQAHLEFTHNHDVGDLTWDKIEVTLPHSDKLRSLVLAGIPHSMRPQLWMRLSGALQKKRISEMSYREIVKNSSNDETIAAKQIEKDLLRTMPSNACFSNMNSIGVPRLRRILRGLAWLYPEIGYCQGTGMVVASLLLFLEEEDAFWMMCAIIEDLVPASYFSTTLMGVQTDQRVLRHLIVQYLPRLDKLLQEHDIELSLITLHWFLTSFASVVHIKLLLRIWDLFFYQGSIVLFQVTLGMLSMKEDELIQSENSASIFNTLSDIPSQIEDPDVLLQEAMRIAGSLTDVAVETQRCKHLAYLIADQGQLLSPGAAVNLSKIVRRRTQRRKSGITSLLFGEDDMEALKAKNIKQTELVADLREAILQVAQHFQCVDPKSCSIDLTPDYTMESHQRDHETYVACSRNQRRRAKALLDFERHDDDELGFRKNDIITIISQKDEHCWVGELNGLRGWFPAKFVEVLDERSKEYSIAGDDSVTEGITDLVRGTLSPALKAIFEHGLKRPSLLGGACHPWLFIEEAAGREVERDFDSVYSRLVLCKTYRLDEDGKVLTPEELLYRAVQSVNMSHDAAHAQMDVKLRSLICIGLNEQVLHLWLEVLCSSLQTVEKWFHPWSFLRSPGWVQIKCELRVLSKFAFSLSQDWELPVKREEKEKKPLKEGVQDMLVKHHLFSWDIDG; the protein is encoded by the exons AAAGAAGAATCTGTTGAGCAACCTGAATTCCGATATGATGAATTTGGTTTCCGAGTAGACAAAGAAG ATGGTGCTGAGCCAAACTCCAGCAAGCTCTTGGGAATCCCACTGACAGAAGAGCCACAACACAGACTGAAATGGCAAGCTCACCTGGAGTTCACACACAACCATGATGTAGGGGACCTCACCTGGGATAAGATTGAAGTCACACTTCCTCATTCAGATAAGCTACGATCCTTGGTGTTGGCTGGCATTCCTCATAGCATGAGACCACAG CTATGGATGCGACTATCTGGTGCTCTACAGAAGAAGAGAATTTCAGAAATGTCTTACCGAGAAATTGTAAAAAACAGCTCAAATGATGAAACAATTGCTGCCAAACAA atagagaaagacctaCTCCGCACCATGCCCAGCAATGCCTGCTTCTCCAACATGAACAGCATTGGTGTGCCACGACTGCGTAGAATATTACGTGGGCTGGCTTGGTTGTATCCAGAAATTGGCTACTGTCAAGGCACTGGCATG GTAGTGgcttccttgcttctcttcctGGAAGAAGAAGATGCCTTCTGGATGATGTGTGCCATCATTGAGGACCTAGTACCAGCCTCTTACTTCAGCACCACTCTGATGGGTGTGCAGACAGACCAGCGTGTCTTGCGACATCTCATTGTACAGTACCTGCCACGATTGGACAAACTTCTTCAGGAACATGACATTG AGCTGTCCCTGATCACCCTGCACTGGTTCCTCACCTCCTTTGCTAGCGTTGTGCATATCAAGCTGTTGCTACGCATCTGGGACCTTTTTTTCTACCAGGGTTCCATAGTTCTCTTCCAGGTCACTCTGGGCATGCTTAGCATGAAG GAAGATGAACTGATCCAGTCAGAGAACTCTGCATCCATCTTCAACACGCTCTCAGACATCCCCTCTCAGATTGAAGATCCAGATGTGCTCCTGCAGGAAGCCATGCGGATTGCTGGGTCGCTGACAGatgtggcagtggagactcagcgCTGCAAGCACCTTGCTTACCTCATTGCAGACCAAGGGCAGCTATTAAGTCCTGGTGCTGCTGTCAACCTGTCAAAG ATTGTACGACGCAGAACACAGCGTAGGAAATCTGGCATTACCTCACTACTTTTTG GAGAAGACGATATGGAGGCGCTGAAGGCCAAGAATATTAAGCAAACGGAGCTGGTTGCAGACTTGCGAGAGGCCATCCTTCAAGTGGCGCAACATTTTCAGTGTGTGGATCCCAAGAGCTGCAGCATA GACTTGACTCCAGACTACACCATGGAGAGCCACCAGAGGGACCATGAAACCTATGTGGCCTGTTCCCGGAACCAGCGGAGGCGTGCCAAGGCCCTGCTGGATTTCGAGCGGCACGATGACGATGAACTAGGCTTCCGTAAGAATGATATCATCACG atcaTCTCCCAGAAGGATGAGCATTGTTGGGTGGGAGAGCTGAATGGCCTCAGAG GTTGGTTTCCTGCAAAATTTGTAGAGGTCCTGGATGAACGAAGCAAAGAG TATTCCATTGCTGGAGATGACTCCGTCACTGAAGGCATCACAGACTTGGTTCGGGGGACACTGTCTCCAGCCCTCAAGGCTATATTTGAACATGGGCTGAAAAGGCCATCCTTGCTGGGCGGGGCCTGCCACCCCTGGCTCTTCATTGAAGAG GCTGCCGGGCGTGAGGTGGAGCGAGACTTTGACTCTGTGTATTCCCGTCTTGTGCTCTGCAAGACTTACAG GTTGGATGAAGATGGGAAAGTGCTGACTCCAGAAGAACTGCTTTATCGA GCAGTACAGTCTGTGAACATGTCACATGATGCTGCACATGCTCAGATGGATGTGAAGCTCCGTTCCCTCATCTGTATTGGACTGAA TGAACAAGTCCTGCATTTGTGGCTTGAGGTGTTGTGCTCCAGCCTGCAGACCGTGGAGAAATGGTTCCATCCCTGGTCATTTCTGCGCAGTCCAGGCTGGGTGCAGATCAAGTGTGAACTCAG AGTCCTCAGTAAATTTGCATTCAGCCTCTCTCAAGACTGGGAGCTCCCTGTAAAAAGAGAG gagaaggagaagaaaccaTTGAAGGAAGGAGTTCAGGACATGCTCGTAAAACACCACCTTTTTAGTTGGGACATTGATGGATGA